A window of the Blastopirellula sediminis genome harbors these coding sequences:
- a CDS encoding GntR family transcriptional regulator, translating into MVDSKKSHRTTEIVEQLREEILSGQLPEGARLTEMDVSKRFNQGRNAIREAFQKLTHQGLLVTRPNRGVVVAAEPPKPIRDLIVPIRRMLEGYALELIFDELDEEDFQRWEELLERMKAACAARDYAAIAETDIAFHRSLMERAGQPDLLVIWEAMVYRIRSHFRRTQRRCPDPMVIYDEHRAIVDCIHAGDLQAALELLSEKIE; encoded by the coding sequence ATGGTGGACAGCAAAAAATCGCACCGCACCACGGAAATTGTCGAGCAATTGCGCGAAGAAATCCTTTCTGGCCAGCTACCCGAGGGGGCCAGATTAACGGAGATGGACGTCTCGAAGCGATTTAATCAGGGACGAAACGCGATTCGTGAAGCGTTTCAGAAACTGACGCATCAAGGGCTGCTCGTCACGCGGCCCAATCGAGGCGTCGTGGTGGCGGCCGAACCGCCGAAGCCAATTCGCGACTTGATCGTGCCGATCCGACGCATGTTGGAAGGCTACGCCCTGGAACTGATCTTCGACGAGCTCGATGAAGAAGACTTTCAGCGCTGGGAAGAGTTGCTGGAACGCATGAAAGCGGCATGTGCGGCCCGCGACTATGCGGCGATCGCCGAGACCGACATTGCATTTCATCGCTCGCTGATGGAGCGGGCCGGCCAACCCGATCTGCTGGTAATCTGGGAAGCGATGGTCTATCGCATCCGCTCTCATTTTCGCCGCACGCAGCGCCGCTGCCCCGACCCGATGGTCATCTATGACGAGCATCGGGCGATCGTCGACTGCATCCATGCGGGCGACCTGCAAGCGGCTCTCGAGTTGTTGAGCGAGAAGATCGAGTAG
- a CDS encoding TlpA family protein disulfide reductase: protein MSSLRWILVLVAVTVAGPTLAASDDGTLTSSHLHLKNQDFFHGELVDGDQPNSLRWRSPLSDQPLDFPVARINALYCRGGQPSQQQASHCLELVDGDIFYGDVLDLTPEKITLKTTLFDEVSVPLDRVLRLMRCQEGRAMIYSGPSGLVNWKVSPESDPWQVDGGQLAVEGVADIEQTFPLPPRFCLEVSLVAAKNASLLLAVGDLFSVETFGDDLTLVRETAEAADIASLQKVRQGDSRLAFHIFVDIPQGKVAVCNVAGKLLGSVQVPSSGEVGEAPLIVKNFAGRLRCEQLVIRIWNGILPNDSPRDGVLVHLQKGDAHSANELHFNAETQQLELTSSDDATRAFPWNDVAVITFPAAAKVATSSLRLNLRNGDRVSGDVRAVRDRALQLQVDKIGAPLSVPIDQIDSLVGLSEDPMPGLDTAVPLLDAEGVRSHGELVDTPAGGDPNRLYWRPRGSSNVAELYPDLSARIRFRTATLGDLQATRGIRPVAGGLTATDQFRRAFGFYPSNSRNVSSETSGEALTLQTGDSFVCRLKSIDETHVTFASDLVDVQRIRRSLIQSWHTSAATKLNELHDDKRDRLLTLPRRQRDDPPTHMIESVNGDFLRGRLINMNEESITLEVRLEERKIDRNLVRRIVWLVEEKLDDQSTEGETPEGSSQSPLVQAVYQDGFRLTFMPEGVAEGVIQGRCVSLGACHVKLSDVNQLLLGNRIGQAAAELADVWKLKDAQDPLFAQESESPSGGGSSLVGAPAPDFTLDLLDGEEKFTLSQQLGRVVVLDFWATWCGPCIQAMPQIDGVVQEFDEADVILIGVNMQEDRQAIRALLERIKVSPTVVLDIDGATAEKYQVTAIPQTVVIDREGKVANLFVGGGPQLAAQLRDAIKKGLGSPEETPASEAKPDPAPQSSAPQ from the coding sequence ATGAGTTCGCTTCGCTGGATCTTGGTTCTTGTCGCCGTGACCGTCGCTGGTCCGACGCTCGCTGCGAGCGATGATGGGACGCTCACGTCGTCCCATCTCCATCTCAAGAATCAAGACTTCTTTCATGGAGAGCTCGTCGACGGCGACCAACCCAATTCGTTGCGCTGGCGATCGCCGCTGAGCGATCAGCCGCTTGACTTTCCTGTTGCGCGTATCAACGCCCTCTATTGTCGCGGCGGGCAGCCGTCGCAGCAGCAAGCTTCGCACTGCCTGGAACTTGTCGACGGCGACATCTTCTATGGCGATGTCCTCGATTTGACGCCCGAAAAGATCACCCTGAAGACGACCTTATTCGACGAAGTCAGCGTACCCCTCGATCGCGTCTTACGTCTCATGCGTTGCCAGGAAGGGCGCGCGATGATTTATTCGGGGCCGTCGGGACTAGTCAATTGGAAAGTTTCGCCCGAAAGCGATCCCTGGCAAGTTGACGGCGGTCAGCTTGCAGTCGAAGGGGTCGCCGACATCGAACAAACGTTTCCGCTGCCACCCCGATTCTGTCTGGAAGTTTCTCTTGTCGCCGCCAAAAACGCCAGTCTCCTCCTGGCGGTGGGCGACCTATTCTCTGTTGAAACGTTCGGCGACGATCTGACGCTTGTCCGCGAAACGGCCGAAGCGGCCGATATCGCTTCCTTGCAAAAGGTTCGCCAGGGCGACTCACGGCTTGCATTCCATATTTTTGTTGATATTCCCCAGGGCAAGGTCGCCGTTTGCAACGTCGCCGGGAAGCTCCTCGGTTCCGTCCAAGTGCCGTCGAGCGGTGAGGTCGGCGAAGCGCCCCTGATCGTCAAAAACTTCGCTGGCCGGCTGCGCTGCGAGCAGTTGGTAATCCGAATTTGGAACGGCATTCTGCCGAACGATTCGCCTCGAGATGGTGTTCTGGTTCATCTCCAGAAGGGAGACGCCCATTCCGCCAACGAGCTTCACTTCAATGCCGAAACGCAACAGCTAGAACTCACCTCTTCTGACGACGCGACCAGAGCGTTTCCCTGGAACGACGTCGCGGTGATCACCTTTCCGGCGGCGGCGAAGGTTGCGACCTCTTCCCTACGTTTGAATCTGCGGAATGGAGATCGCGTCAGCGGCGACGTCCGCGCGGTGCGTGATCGCGCGCTACAGTTGCAGGTCGACAAGATTGGGGCGCCCCTCAGCGTTCCGATCGACCAGATCGACTCGCTCGTCGGCCTCTCCGAAGACCCCATGCCCGGGCTCGACACGGCTGTTCCGCTCCTCGATGCCGAAGGGGTCCGCTCCCACGGCGAACTCGTCGACACTCCCGCAGGCGGCGATCCCAACCGCCTCTATTGGCGCCCACGGGGAAGCTCAAACGTCGCCGAACTTTACCCCGATCTCTCCGCCCGAATTCGCTTTCGCACGGCGACGCTCGGCGATCTTCAGGCGACGCGAGGAATACGTCCGGTCGCCGGCGGATTGACCGCCACCGATCAGTTTCGCCGCGCTTTTGGCTTCTATCCTTCCAACAGCAGGAACGTCTCTAGCGAAACCAGCGGCGAAGCGCTCACGCTGCAAACCGGCGACAGTTTCGTCTGCCGACTGAAGTCGATTGATGAGACGCACGTCACTTTCGCCAGCGATCTGGTCGACGTACAGCGTATTCGCCGCAGTCTGATCCAATCATGGCACACCTCGGCCGCCACCAAATTGAACGAGTTGCACGACGACAAACGGGATCGACTCCTCACTCTCCCCCGCCGTCAACGGGATGATCCGCCGACGCATATGATCGAATCGGTCAACGGCGATTTTCTCCGCGGGCGATTGATCAACATGAACGAAGAGTCGATCACGTTGGAAGTCCGGCTCGAGGAAAGGAAGATCGACCGCAACCTCGTTCGCCGGATCGTCTGGCTCGTCGAGGAAAAGTTGGACGATCAATCGACCGAGGGGGAAACGCCGGAGGGATCTTCCCAATCGCCGCTTGTGCAGGCCGTCTATCAAGACGGTTTCCGCTTGACCTTCATGCCGGAAGGCGTTGCCGAAGGGGTCATCCAAGGACGCTGCGTCTCCCTTGGCGCGTGCCATGTGAAACTGAGCGACGTCAATCAGTTGCTCCTCGGAAATCGAATCGGTCAAGCGGCCGCCGAACTGGCTGACGTCTGGAAACTGAAGGACGCCCAGGATCCCCTCTTCGCGCAGGAAAGCGAATCGCCGAGCGGAGGCGGCTCTTCCTTAGTCGGCGCGCCAGCCCCCGACTTTACGCTCGATCTTTTGGACGGCGAGGAAAAGTTCACCCTGAGCCAGCAATTGGGTCGGGTTGTGGTCCTTGATTTCTGGGCGACTTGGTGCGGCCCCTGCATCCAAGCGATGCCGCAAATCGACGGCGTGGTCCAAGAGTTCGACGAAGCGGATGTGATACTAATCGGGGTCAACATGCAGGAAGACCGTCAGGCGATCCGGGCCCTCTTGGAGCGGATCAAGGTTTCTCCCACGGTCGTGCTCGATATCGACGGCGCTACCGCCGAGAAGTACCAGGTAACCGCGATTCCCCAAACCGTGGTCATCGATCGCGAAGGGAAAGTGGCGAATCTATTTGTCGGCGGTGGTCCCCAGCTCGCCGCGCAACTCCGCGATGCGATCAAAAAAGGACTCGGCTCACCCGAGGAAACGCCCGCATCCGAAGCGAAGCCGGACCCTGCTCCCCAGTCGTCCGCCCCCCAATAA
- a CDS encoding squalene--hopene cyclase → MYRNPIQTGALALLLFVAAAPCVGQSPELRFGETVPRDVREMYDRGLRYLAESQEEDGGWSGGQQGPGVDGLCVVAFLASGEDPNFGIYSNQIRKGLRKIIQSQDANTGYMGPSMYHHGFGMLALAEAYGAVDDRNLWQAGDADAKRSIGEALELAVRLAITSQKKNPLGAWRYSPEASDADTSVSGSILVGLLAARNAGIEVPDESIDRAISYFKSMTADSGQVAYAGGIGGLNESLARISIATLVFAVGRRHDLTQYAAAKTYLTQHLDASGGHYKEYTLYYQAQALFQGDAETWDKWNKLLIRKLKAEQRENGSFDGSFGTPVATSMSLLALALNYRFLPIYER, encoded by the coding sequence ATGTATCGCAATCCAATTCAAACTGGCGCTCTCGCACTGCTGCTGTTCGTAGCGGCGGCGCCGTGCGTCGGCCAATCGCCCGAACTCCGCTTCGGAGAAACCGTTCCCCGCGACGTGCGCGAGATGTATGATCGCGGCCTGCGTTATCTTGCCGAATCGCAGGAAGAGGATGGGGGTTGGAGCGGCGGTCAACAGGGTCCCGGCGTCGACGGTCTCTGCGTCGTCGCCTTTTTGGCGTCCGGCGAAGATCCCAATTTTGGGATTTACAGTAATCAAATCCGCAAAGGCTTGCGTAAGATCATCCAGTCTCAGGATGCGAACACCGGCTATATGGGGCCGAGCATGTATCATCACGGATTTGGGATGCTCGCCCTGGCGGAAGCTTACGGAGCGGTCGATGATCGGAATCTCTGGCAGGCCGGCGACGCTGACGCCAAACGCTCGATCGGCGAGGCGCTCGAACTTGCGGTGCGACTGGCGATCACCTCGCAAAAGAAGAACCCGCTTGGCGCCTGGCGGTATTCTCCCGAGGCTTCGGACGCCGACACCTCCGTGTCCGGATCCATTTTAGTCGGTTTGCTGGCGGCTCGTAACGCGGGCATTGAGGTGCCGGACGAATCGATCGATCGCGCAATTAGCTATTTCAAATCGATGACCGCCGACAGCGGACAGGTCGCCTACGCAGGAGGCATCGGCGGTCTCAACGAGTCGCTCGCTCGCATATCGATCGCCACGCTCGTTTTCGCCGTCGGGCGTCGTCACGACCTGACCCAATACGCCGCAGCCAAAACGTATTTGACGCAACATTTGGACGCCAGCGGCGGTCACTACAAGGAATACACGCTTTACTATCAGGCCCAGGCCCTTTTTCAAGGGGACGCTGAGACCTGGGACAAGTGGAACAAACTGCTGATCCGCAAGCTCAAGGCCGAGCAGCGGGAAAATGGAAGCTTCGACGGCAGCTTCGGAACGCCGGTGGCGACTTCGATGTCGCTCTTGGCGCTCGCGCTGAATTACCGATTTCTGCCTATCTACGAACGGTAA